In a genomic window of Streptomyces sp. NBC_01231:
- a CDS encoding YcaO-like family protein, with translation MAGVEDLVALPGTVRARGPEQTWEAVAGRLPEFGITRVADLTGLDCIGLPVFTAIRPASLTLSTSQGKGATSLLAKLSAVMEAIELWHVEQPLPVAERGPAAEVAPNCPVAALPLTVPYPDRILARMVWEWTPGAGLVGGEKVLLPVDLVRRRVQRPEWSPDLLRATSTGLACGNTRDEALLHALFEVVERDVLHRDGQSSGRRRTLIAPGTVDDPHGREVIDRLVAASMALEIALVDGPYGLPVCLAYLWSEDYPVVFAGGGCHSDPAIALTRALTEAAQSRLTAITGTRDDLPSDPGSFDTPPFRPAHTTGLAPWPEVTAPFADGGFPQQAEDVARQIAHVTGYEPVALDLSDPADPLHAVQVVCPGTRSRIRRSMPR, from the coding sequence GTGGCGGGCGTTGAGGATCTGGTGGCTCTGCCGGGCACGGTGCGCGCCCGGGGCCCCGAGCAGACGTGGGAGGCGGTGGCCGGGCGCCTGCCGGAATTCGGCATCACCCGGGTCGCGGACCTGACCGGCCTGGACTGCATCGGGCTGCCGGTCTTCACGGCGATCCGGCCCGCCTCGCTGACCCTGAGCACCTCCCAGGGCAAGGGCGCCACCAGCCTGCTGGCGAAGCTGTCGGCCGTGATGGAGGCCATCGAGCTGTGGCACGTTGAGCAACCGCTGCCCGTCGCCGAGCGCGGCCCGGCCGCCGAGGTCGCCCCCAACTGCCCCGTGGCCGCGCTTCCGCTGACGGTCCCGTATCCCGACCGCATCCTGGCCCGGATGGTGTGGGAGTGGACGCCTGGCGCCGGCTTGGTGGGCGGGGAGAAGGTGCTGCTGCCGGTCGATCTTGTCCGGCGCCGGGTGCAGCGGCCGGAGTGGAGCCCGGATCTGCTGCGTGCGACCAGCACCGGCCTGGCATGCGGGAACACGCGGGACGAGGCGCTGCTGCACGCGCTGTTCGAGGTGGTGGAGCGGGACGTGCTGCACCGGGACGGGCAGTCGAGCGGGAGGCGGCGCACTCTCATCGCGCCCGGGACAGTCGACGACCCCCATGGCCGGGAGGTGATCGACCGGCTCGTAGCCGCGAGCATGGCGCTGGAGATCGCACTGGTGGACGGCCCTTACGGGCTGCCGGTATGCCTGGCCTACCTGTGGTCGGAGGACTATCCGGTCGTCTTCGCCGGCGGCGGCTGCCACAGCGACCCGGCGATCGCGCTGACCCGAGCGCTGACCGAGGCCGCGCAGTCCCGGTTGACCGCCATCACCGGAACCCGGGACGACCTCCCCAGCGACCCTGGCAGCTTCGACACTCCGCCCTTCCGGCCGGCGCATACCACCGGGCTTGCACCGTGGCCGGAGGTGACGGCCCCATTCGCCGACGGCGGCTTCCCCCAACAGGCCGAGGATGTGGCGAGGCAGATCGCGCACGTCACCGGGTACGAGCCGGTGGCCCTGGACCTGTCCGACCCGGCCGACCCGCTCCACGCCGT